The Leptospira neocaledonica DNA window TCAAAAAAATGAAAACAGAGAAGATTGATCTATTCCAAATCCATAATTTACTAGATACTCAAACTCATCTCAAAACATTAAGAGGCTTAAAAGAAAAAGGGAAAATCCGTTATATCGGTTTAACCCATTTTACCACGTCTGCGTTTTCTGAGATGGAAAGGATCTCTGAAAAAGAAAAACCTGACTTCTTACAGATACCTTATTCTATTCAAACGCGTGAAGCAGAGAATAGAATTTTGCCTTTTGCTCAGGAACATGGGATCGCAGTCCTGATCAATCGTCCTTTCGAAGAAGGGGGACTTTTTAGAAATACAAAAGGAAAAATTTTGCCGGAGTATTTTAAGGAATGGGATTGTTCTTCTTTTGCTCAAGCCTTCTTAAAATATATTCTTTCTCATCCCGCTGTGACTTGCGCGATCCCTGCGACTTCTAAGATTTCCCATCTTAAAGATAATATGGGCGCCGGTATTGGCAGATTTCCGGAAGGGAAAGAGAGAAAAGTTTTCTTATCCAACCTTCTAGACGCAATGGACTGAAATTTCCTTCACGTTATAGATTTTACACTTTCCATTCGGAAAGCGGGGAGTACAATATTACCTCTTCTGGAGGAGTCTATGTCGGAACCGCTTTGGAGAACTCACCCTTTGGCCTGGAAGGCATCGGGAGCTTTCTTTGAATGGAAAAAAAGGAAACTATTCTATCGAATAGGTGGAGAAGGAGAAGCACTTCTTCTTTTACACGGCTTTCCCACTTCTTCCTGGGACTGGAAGGATGTATGGGAATCTCTTACTCATCAGTACAAAGTTTTGACCTTAGATTATCTAGGCTTTGGTTTTTCCGAAAAACCGAAAGACGGACATTATTCTATTTATGAATACGCTGACCAAGCGGAGTTCTTCTTGCAAGAACAAGGGATCAAAAAGGTACATCTTCTCGCTCATGACCTAGGAGATACTGTAGCACAAGAATTAGTTGCAAGATTCAGGGAGAAATTATCCGGACAGAGAATTGGTGGACCTGATCTGGAGTCTGTGTTCTTTCTAAACGGCGGGATCTTTCCGGAAACACATAGACCTAGAACAGTACAAAAATTATTAAACGGCCCTCTGGGATTTTTATTCTCACGTTTAGTGAACAAGACCTCCTTCCAAAAAAGTTTTTCAGAAGTATTTGGACCGAATACCAAACCTCACCAAGATGAGTTGGATGGATTTTGGGAATGTGTGAATAACGGAGGTGGGAAGGCGATTTATCATAAATTGATAAGATACATGAGAGAAAGAAAAATTTTCAGAGATAGATGGGTCGGAGCAATTCTGGACAGCCCGATCCCGTACGCATTGGCCGACGGTTTAGAAGACCCCGTCAGCGGTAGACATGTGGTGGACCGATTGAGAGAGATGAGACCGGACGCAAAAGTGTACGAACTCTCCGGTATAGGACATTATCCTCAAACAGAAGCTGCAGACCAGGTTTTAAAAGTGTACTCGAACTTCAGATCGAAACTTTGATATTTCTCAGATAGTTTGGTGACCGGATTTATTTCCTTGAAAAAAGGAAGAAATCTGCCAAACTGTAAAGAAAGCGAAAGATTTGATGGGTAAGGTTGCATACAATAATCCTCGTTTTTTCGATTTTGTATACGACGACTTTTTATGCGCGGCGGTGGACTCTCACATCGCTCAATCCGGAGTCTTATTTCATTCTCTTACCAAAGAAAGTGTTTGGGAACTTTTCGAGATCACCGGGGTTCTGGCAGAACTTAAAAAAAGAGGATACGATTCTTTCCAACTGGATCTTTCCGGAAGTGACGACACTTACCAAAAACTCATTCTCACTTATCAGAACGAAATTATAGTTCATCTACGTTTGAGCATCCAAGAATATAGGATCCGTCTCAACGATTACTTCTTCAAAGAAAAATACCTGGTTGTGAATTGGCTCCAGACACGTCATCCGAAACAGGAAGGACGAGACCCCGCTCGTTTGTATCCGGGGCAAGATGTTCCTGGACTTGGGATTTTTCCGGAGATGTCGGACCTGATCGGGTTTCTGATCATCTCTCTCCGATTGAATGGAGCAGTGATACGTCCCGAGTATTTTCATGACGCAGTACTCTTCTCCCGTAAATTCCATTTTTTAGAAGCGGATTCCAAGGCTCTTTACCAGGCTCTGAGAACTACTTTCCCAAAACATTCTATCCGAGCCATCTCCACACTATTGCAACACGGAAAGATCGTAGATGCTAAACGGGGAGTGATCGAATGGAAACCGATAGAGATGATTTTCTTTTTGGAAAAATCTTTAAACTTCTTCGTGTTCAATCGTAAATTCGAGAAGAAGGTTTCCAAGATACTTTCTACCTATAAACTCTCTCTGGTCGAAGGTGCCGAGGCAGAGTTAGGACTAAATACTTAGCACTATTTTGAACGAGTGTTACGCGATTATTTTTTCGTAGGAAAACCATTTTCTTCTCCCGTCTTATCCATTTATAGTATAGGTTTGGCCATTATTCTAATGTCCGGAGGGTCCTCGTGGAGAAAAGAAAACAGGTAAGGGTCGTCCCTTTCCCTAAACAACCAGTTCAACTCCAATTGATGGGAAACGGTTTTTTAGATATCCTCGTAGCCCAGGACGTTAGCGAGGGAGGGATCGCAGTTCGTGTACCTCATAAATTTGATGGCTGTGATATTCATTCCAGCGTGGAAATTGTGGTTTCTCTGCCCGGATATAAACCATTTAAAGCATTAGGTAAAATTACACACTTAAGCGCATCCAAGGAAGCACAGGGTCTTTTCGGTCTCCAATTCACGCAAATCGACGTAAAAGGTAAGGGATTTCTTCTCGATTATGTCAAAAAACTGACCTCACTCCGCAGAATGGCAGGTTAATTGGCCAAGTCAGTCATCGGAATTTCTTTCCAGCGTAATCCGACTGTAACCATTTAGGATGATAGATAGAAGCATCCTAACAAGGAAAAGAAGGACGACAATGGGATCAGGAACAGTCCAAAAAAAGCAAAAAGTAGAACGTAAGCTTGAAGTAAGGATCGCAGAGAACCAACTCGAGATCGAAAGAACTTTAGCTCTTCGTTATGATGTATTCAATCTGGAGTTGGGAGAAGGTTTACCTCAATCCGCAGCTACACGTAAAGACAGAGATGAATACGATTTATTTTGCGACCACCTTATCGTAGTGGATAAGAATAGAGACGACATGATTGTCGGAACCTATCGAATCCTACGCCGTAGCGTTGCTAAGGCGAATCTGGGATTCTACTCCGATAACGAATTCGATATCACTAAAATTTACGAATTAGAAAGGGAACCTGCAGAGATCGGACGCAGCTGTGTTCATCCTGAATACAGAGACGGATCCGTGATTTCTCTTCTTTGGGGCGGACTCGCTCAATATATGAAGAAGAACAATATCGGATACCTTTTCGGTTGCGGTTCAGTTCACAGCACGGATGCTCAATCTGCAAATGAAGTTTATGCATTCTTGAAAGATAAACAAGCTCTCGCTGGAGAAGCTTTCGACGTAAAACCTCTTCCAGGATTCGAGATGCCAGGTTTCGATCAGAACTACAGTCCTGAAGATATCAAAGAAGTTTCTAAAAGAATCCCTGCATTGATTAAAGGTTATATTAGAGCCGGATCAACAATCTGCGGAATTCCAGCATTGGATGCAGTTTTCAAGACTACCGACTTCTTTATCATTTTCGATATCAAAGACATCGAAGCAAGATACAGCAAACATTACCTAGAATAGAACTTAGGAAACTTTAGTTTTTTCGTAAGGACGGGTCTCAAATGAGGCCCGTTTTTGTTTTTAGCCCCATTTCAGCGCTTAAATATGGGCCGATACACCTTGACCGTTTGGGCTTTCGATTTTTTTCTATACTAAATTAGCCTCAAACAAGCGAAACCCATTGGGTCCCTCATGAATCAAATTGATTTCCAACATCCCTCTTTTAAGGACCAGATCCGGTTTTATGTATTGGTCTTTCTGTCCTTTTTGGTCATGAGTTTGGGGTATTATTTAGGGATTTCTTCTTATATTCTAGGTTGGTTTGCTTTCTGTATCTCTGCATTCTCCGTGGCAGGTAATGATGCTGTCCAAACTGTGGGCACATTCATAGAAAGTAAAAAATCAGTACATTGGTTCCCGAAACTTGCTGCCTTGGGTGGACTTCTTGCTTTGGTGTTTGGATACGCTTGGTGGTCAGGTAGCGGAGAAGTTCATTTTCACAGGTTGGATAATTTTACACCTCCTGCAGAATATAATTTTCTACAATTGATTGCACCTATCGTTCTAGTAGTGATCACTAGAATGAAATCTCCGATCTCAACCACATTTTTGATCCTGGGATTATTCGGCGGGCAGAATATAGAGAAGATGCTGACTAAATCCTTTTTAGGATACATGATTGCATTTATCACCGCGTTGGTCGTCTGGGGGATCTTAGTAAAAGTAGATCCGAAAGAATATTATGACGACCATATGCCCGATCCAAGAACCGAAAGAAAATGGGCGATCTTACAATGGTTTTCCACTTTGTTTTTATGGGCAGCATGGCTTGCGCAAGATGCCGCTAATATAGTGGTCTATCTTCCTAGACAATTGAATTGGATGGAACTTGCCGGAGCTGTTTCTATTCTGATCGGGGCTCTTGGAATCATATTATATACGAATGGCGGGACCATCCAAGAGATAGTGACGGAGAAGTCTGACATCCAATGGTCCAAAGCGGCAACTATCGTAGATCTAGTATATGCGAGTATTTTAATATTCTTCCAAAAGATCAGCAATATGCCTATGTCCACCACCTGGGTTTTCTTGGGAATGCTTGCGGGAAGAGAAATCGTTTTAAATTTCCTTACCTACAGGGATGCTCCCTATTTGGAAACATTCCGCAAAGTAGGTAAGGATGTACTTCTTGCATCTATCGGGATTGCGATAAGTATTTTTATATTCTTACTCGCTTCTCAGTTTTATCCGGAAAAGACTTCGTTTATTCCTAAATTCCTGAAGTAATTTCGATCATTTTACACAGCATTTTCGATTCTATAGATGCATGATTTGGCGATAGCAGTGCTATCGATTAGATATGCTGTACAATCCTTTGTCCAACGATCGAGTTGGTTGTTTTGTTTCAATTTAGTTAAAGCTTTCTCATACAACATACTACATAGATATCTCGAAGTAATGATCATCAAATTTTCTGCGACCCTTTCTTTAGCTTGATCGTCTTCGATTGCTCTGAATTTCGTTATTGCATCTTCGAATATTTTGGATTGTTCAGTGAGGAATTTAGAAGGCGATTTTATTTCCGCGTTAATTGATTCCAAATATTTTTTAAAATTTCCATCTCCAGTCATTCCCGCCACGATTGCTCCGACTGCAATTCGAACATGGATCTGGCTTGTTCCTTCGTAGATCGTATTGATTCTAGAATCTCTAAATATTCTAGCCACATCGTAGTCTTCCGTATAACCGGCTCCACCATGAATTTGGATGGCTAGGCCCGCACATTTATGACCTTCTTCCGAACAATAGTATTTTGCGATAGGGGTTAAGACTGAAGCTAGATTTCCCCATTTTTTTACTCTTTCGTCTTTTCGGATTTCTCTATCTTCTTTATTTCCTTTTTCCAGGCGGATCTGGTGATGCTGATACATATCTACAACGCGGGCGGTTTCAAACGTAAGAAGTCTAGATGCGTTCACTTCTCTTTGGATTTTGTGAAGCATTTCGGCAACTGCAGGAATTTCTGCGATCGGTTTTCCGAACTGTTGTCTTTCTTCGGCATATTTTCGAGATTCATAATATGCTCCGGCCCCGGCACCTGGACCACATGCCGCACTCCCGAGTCTCATAAAATTTGTCATACCAGTAGTGTATCTGGTGAGGCCGAGACCTTCTTGCCCTAAGAGTTCACCGTAACTGTTTTCATATACTACTTCGCAGGTAGGAGATGCATGGATTCCCATTTTTGTTTCAATACCTGCAATCGTTACATCAGAACTTTTTACCAAGAATACGGATAATCCCCGAGCTCCTCCGTTACCTGTTCGTGCAAGAGTCAATAGACTGGAAGGATAGGGCCCGAGTCCGCAACCTTGGGATATAAAACGTTTTGTTCCGTTTAGACGATAATGTCCGTCTTCCATTTTTACAGCAGTCGTTCTGACATTATTTAGGTCGGACCCGAAATCCGGTTCGGTAAGAGACATTGCAAAAAGAGTTTCTCCAGTTGCTGCCTTTGCCGCAAAATTTTCTATCTGTTCTTCTGTCCCGTACCTGGAAACAATTTGAGCCAAATTCAATAGAGCAACGGTCATACAAAAAGAAACATCCGCTCTTGCCATGATCATTCCGTAAAATGCACTCATGGTTCCTGGTAGTCCTAATCCTCCTGCTTCTCTCGAAATAGAAAAAGGCATGAGTCCTGTGTCGCGGAATTTCTCGTATATCGATGTAGTTTCGTCCGGAAAGATTACTGTTCCATTTTCGTAGCGCAGATGTTTCCTATCCATGATACTAGAAAGTTGAGAAACGTCTTTTCCGAAAAATTCACCCAATGATTCAAGACTCGATCTATATAGTTCTACCGCTTCTTCGACGCTTGAGGGAGCCATTTCATATCTTGGGTTATTCGTTTTTTTATAAAGTTCGTGGTCGAAAAATTCTTCGCCTTCTGTTGATTTTACGATCGAAGACCAATCAATTAAGTGTTCAAAAAATAATTTTAAATCTTCGTCGTCTGTAAAATAATTATTAGCTATCATATTCCCTCTTTTATCTATGCAATCGCAGAGACTTTATTTTCTTTTCCTATACTGTAAGCGGCATTCAATCCTTCTAAAAATGCCCTCTCTGCATCAATTCCTTTGGAATCCTTTGCCCCACCGATAATAAATATTTGTTTTTGTGGGTGTAAAGATTTATAGCTCTCATAGAGAGAACTTTCTTTTTCCTGTCCTACACACAGGACCAAGGAATCGCATGGATAAAGAACTTCCTCTCCGTTTTTCAAGGTTACCTTAAGACCGTCTTTCGTGATTTCCTTATAGTTGAGTCCCTGAAAGAATTCTACTCCGGAAGCTTCTAATTCTTGTTTGAGAGCCCAAAAAGTAGTAGGTCCGAGACCGGCACCATGTTTTCCGCTTCTCCTAAAAATCGCAACATCTCTTTCCGATTTATGAGGTTGGATAACCGCATTCGTAAACGAACTGATATTATATTTTTTTGAATAAGATTCGAGACTAGGATCGTTTTCTTCAGTCAGTTTATGAGCCACATCAACGCCTATCCCGCCTCCACCGATCACAGCTACTTTTTTCCCCGCTTTGAATTTACCGTTCAAATAGTCCGTGTAATTTCCTGCCGGAAGAATATCAATACCGGGCAGAGTAAATTCTCTCGGTTTAACACCTGTTGCAAATATAATCGCATCTGGATTCAATTCTTCAAGTAGCTTTAGATCGCAATTTGTATTTAAACGGATATCTACTCCGAGTGCCGGAAGTTCGTTTTTGAAATAACGGAGTGTTTCTTTAAATTCAGATTTACCTGGTATATTAGAAGCAAATAGGAATTGTCCTCCTAACTCGTCCGCTTTTTCAAGAAGTATAACTTCATGGCCAAAAGAAGCACTGGCTCTCGCCGCCTCAAGACCACCCGGGCCTGATCCAATCACTACAACTTTTTGCGGTTTCACATTGGGATCCATTTCGTATTCCAATTCATTGACGGCTTGGGGATTAACAAGACAGGAAACAGATTTATCTATAAAGGCATGGTCCAAACAGGATTGGTTGCATGCGATACATGTGTTGATCCGATCTGACATACCTGTCCGTATTTTTTTTACTATAAACGGATCTGCGAGAAACGGTCTCGCCATGGAAATTATATCAGCCTGATTATTATCAAAAATTCTTTGTGCAGTGATCGGATCGTTTACTCGGTTAGATGCAATGATAGGAATGCCGGGAGTTTTTTCTTTGATTCGTCCCGCAATATTTGCCCAGGCTCCTCTTGGAACTAATTGGCTGATAGTAGGGATTCTTGATTCATGCCAACCGATCCCAATATTCAAAGCGGATACACCTTCTTGGTGTAATGTTTTAGCAAGAGTACATACTTCTTCAAAAGTTGGGTTTCCTGGGATGAGATCGATTCCGGACATTCTGAAAATGATCGGAAAACCTTCCGGAAGATTTTTTTTGACTGCTCGTAAAACTTCAACAGCCATGTTCATTCGCCTTTTGGAATCTCCTCCAAAATGATCGTCCCTATGATTCGTTACAGGGGAGAAGAACTGGTTAATGAGATATCCTTCGCTTCCCATAATTTCCACAGCTCCAAATCCGGTTTCTCTCGCGAGCTTTGCTGCGATCCCGAAATCTTCTGCGGTTTTCCAACATTCTTCTTCTGTAAGAGCCCTAGGAACATATCTATTGATCGGAGCGCGGAGGGCAGAAGGGCCTACACAGTTTCTATCGAACGCATAACGTCCTGCGTGGAATAGTTGAGCACACATCGTTCCGTTTCCATTTAAAAGAGCATTCATCTCCTGTAATTCGGATGCGTGTTCTTCTTTCTGTATATTGAAGAAGTGTTTGGATCCTCTTCCTTCTTCATTCACACTGATTCCACCGGTGACTATGAGGCCGACTCCTCCTTCAAATCGTTTTCCGTAGAATGCAGCCATTCTTTCTGCGGTTCCAGTTTTGCCTTCGAGTCCGAGGTGCATGGATCCCATTACGAATCGATTCGGAAGAGTAAAACTTCCTATATTGATGGGTTGAAAAGCCTTTTCCATGATACAATTCTCCGATAAGTTTACGTATTATAGCTATTATTTACCAGTGGTAATATAAATAATATAAGAATCAAGATTTAAATTACCACTGGTAAATATATTCTTGCAAAGAATGGTAGCTGGCGAGAATCGTTGGTATGCCCGTAAAGAATAAACGCCGCCAACTGCAGGGACCGGGAAGGCCGTTTAAAAAAGACAAGATTACTGTCAGAGAGGATCTTATATTCGCGGGTACTGAATTATTAAAAACAACTCCTCTCGAAGAGATTTCTTTGCGAAAAGTTGCAGCGCTTGCAGGTGTAAGTCATGCTGCATCTTATCATCATTTCGAAAGTAAAAACGCTTTGCTTGCCGCTATTGCAGAAAGAGGATTTCAAAAATATTTCTCCGAGTATCAGAGAGAGTTAGAAAAAACGGATAATGATTTTATAGGACGTTTCCAAGCTCTTGGTTGGACCTATATTCAGTTTATTTTGAATAATCAGCAATTTGCCAGGATCATGTTCGGCGGTGTCGATTTAAAATTGCATCCTACATTGTCCGCTGTTTCGAGAAGAACGTATCGACAATTGCATGAGATCATACGTATGGGGCAGAGATTGGGAGCAATCAAAGTAGGCCAAACACGTGAGAAAACTGTGGCCTCCTGGTCTATGATTCACGGAATCGCGATGCTCTTTTTGGAAGGAAGAATAAAGCCTCAAAAGAACAAAGAGGAAATGAAAAAATTTGTCCTCTCTGTGATAGAGTGCGCATATACAGGAATGACACTACCACCTCATGCAGAAGAATAGTTTCTAAATTTCTAATGTGATACATCTCCCTACAATTTTCAGGCGGAGAGAATCTCATATTCGGATAGATTGATCTTTCTGGTCTTATAAGAATATTCGTAAGTGTGGCCAGGCCAATTATTCGTGTTCTTACCGGAAGAATTGATATACCAGTTATTACACCCGGTATCCCAAACGAATTTATCGAATTTTTTATTTAAAGATGCATTATAATTTTGCATGCTACGAACTTTGGGGATCAATGCTTTAATCCCTTTTTTATTCATTTCATTTAAAGCAGAAATGATATAACGAACTTGGGATTCTATCATATATACGATAGAATTGTGAGCTAGGTTTGTGTTCGGTCCGTATAAAATATAGAAGTTCGGAAAACCTGCAACAGTCACACCTAAATAAGCCTCTGCACCATTTTTCCAAACTTCATTCAGATCCTGGTTGTTTGTTCCTTTTACTTTCATAGGAGAAAGAAACTCAGTGGCCTTAAATCCAGTTCCGAAAACGATCGTATCAAATTTTTGGAGACCTTCTTTGGTTATGATTCCGTCCGAATTTGCTTCCTGGATAGATTCAGAAAGAACTTTTGTATTCGGTTTTGCTAATGCTTCGTAATAATCGTTAGAAAGAAGGATACGTTTACATCCTGCTGGATAATCTGGGGTTAAAATTTTGCGTAATTCCGGATCCTTGACGAACTTTTTCATATGAGAAAGACTCATCCATTTTACGATCTGATTTGCATGATTGTTCTTTTGGAATGCGATCATTCTGATTTCGTTCCAAATATAGATCTGGAATCTATGCAATAGCCTAAGCCCGGGAAGATACTTAAATAAGAACTTTTCAAAACCCCAATATTTGCGGTCCGGTTTAGGAACCACCCAAGGCGCAGTTCTTTGAAAGACTGTCACTTCTGCTCCTTGGTTTACGATCTGAGGAATAAATTGGATGGCACTCGCACCTGTTCCGATCGCAGCTACCTTCTTCCCTGAAAAATTATAAGAAGGATCCCAATTCGCAGAATGGAATATTCTACCTTTAAAACTCTCTAAACCTTTGATCGAAGGAAGAGCAGGGCGATTTAATTGTCCTACTGCTGAAATAAAAACATCATGGTCTAAGGTTTCATTTTGAGAAGTTTTGATCTTCCAGACTCTGGAAGAATCGTCCCAATCGGCTGATTGTATCTCGATACCAAATCGAATATGAGGAAGTACCCCGTATTTTTCGGCACAATGTTTTAAGTAGGAAAGTATTTCAGGCTGGGCGGAATATTTTCTAGGCCAATTTGCATTCGGCTCGAAAGAAAAAGAATAAAGATGAGAAGGAACATCGCATGCCGCTCCCGGATAAGTGTTTTCTCTCCAAGTTCCTCCTACAGAATTTGATTTTTCATAAATTACGAAATTATGAAATCCGTTTTTCTTGAGTTGTATTGCGGCACATAAGCCGCCGAAACCCGTACCAACAATCGCAATAGAGATTGATTTTTCTTTTTTGTTTTGTGATCGCATGGTCTGCAAACTCCGGATAAATGTTATGAACAAATGTTCACAATATTGGATCATTTAGATTTCGACTTATGCGCATCATTGAAAGGAAAATCATTCTAGCAAGTCGATTTTTAGGACTATAATTGTATCGAACCTTGTTAAATATCAATCATAGGTTTATTTTTGAGGAGAAGGAAGAAAGATACGGATCATCGCCTCCTTAGAATTGAGAAACTCCAATGTCAAAGAACCGTGGAAAATTCTCAAAAGTGCACTATGTATTTTTAGTCCTTGGCCGGAAGAACCTATCGATGTATGGTCTTTTCCTATTTCATTTTTGATCTGGATAGATAATCCGTTTTCATATTGAATATGAATCAGGATCTCAGATCGAACTTCTCCGGAATATTTTACTGCATTACGTAAGGATTCTCTGAATGCGTAATATAAAACTTCCTGCACTTCGGGAGGGTAGTTTTCCGTTTGAAAATTTGTAATTGGATCTATTTCCCAAATTAAATTAAAATCTTTTGCCTCTACAGCCTGTAGTTTTTGTAGCATCGGAATTAATCCGATCCTGGAAATTTCCAAGCCGGTATCGGACATTTCTCTCAATAAGGAAGATATTCTTTTATGAAGACTCGTAAGAGAATTTGCATATTCTAAATTAAGACTCCCTGATTTGTCGTTGGAAATTTCTAAAATAAGAGAATGGATCTCCGGAAGTATTTCATCGTGAAGGATCTGCCTGGTTTTTTGGTCGGAAAGTCTTTGTTCTTGTATCTTCTTTCTTTGAAGTTCTTCTAGAATATTTCCGGTTTCTTCTAAAAATAAAGAATGTACGAGCCAGGTGCCCGTGATTCTTGCGATCTCGATCTCTTCTTCTGCAAATAATCCTCCGTTTTCTTTTTGGCCCAAGATTAAATAGGCATTTCCGGAAAGAACACTCTCTATTTTTACTCGGATTACAAAACCTGAGAACTGATCCTTGTCTAAGTATTGAATATTGGAATTTTCCGAATTGAAATCTACTTTAGAAAAATCAAATGTTCCTTGCGAAGTGTCTTCAGGATAATAAATATTCGTATCGGAAATATAGGGGATTTTTCCTTGGAAAATGAGAGCGGCCTTGGTTGACTCTAACACATCTTTGCATAAATATCCGAAAGAAAGTTTTACAGAACCGGAAGATAAGATCTTTTTTAACACTTTATTTTGCTTCGAACTTACTTGTTTGTTCTTTCGTATCGTAAAAAAACGAGAGAGAAAAAAGGAATAGGAAAATACGACAAATATCTCGGCTCTTGGATATCCAAGTTTCGCGAAAACAAAATAGGATAAAAAAAGTGCAAAAGAAATATAAACGGAATTTTTCCATTCTTGTTTTAAACTGATCTTAGGTAGGATTCTTCCCGTAAGTATTTCATAAGAAGTTAAGGCCCAGCCCAAAACCAAAATAGAAATACAAATCAACCCTTGGATACAAATTACGAATCCATAAAAGTATTCGGGCTCTTTTTCCGCTTTTAAGATCAAATTTTCTATAATCCCAAATTCTTCTCCGACGAATAAAACGGAAACTATCAAAACCACTCCTAATAGAGAAAATCCGATTAGTTTTAAGAAAGGGACCGCTTTTTGTCTTCCCAACTCCGAAAGACTATTGTCTGAAATTTTGAATAGAAATAAGCCAAGTAATGAAAGAGAAACACAGGAGAAAATATAAATTAAATAAGCTGATTTGAATGAAAAAGGTACAAATTTCCAATATTCAAATAAACTGATATTCCAAGTTTTGCCCGGGTTATAGATGAGCAAAATTGAGATAGCGATCAGTTGGCAAAAGGAGAGAATATAAAATAAGAAAAGAAAAATTCCTTTTTTTCTTAAAAACCCGAAAAACCAAACGATTACAACGAACCATCCAAATGGGATGAGTATCAGTAAGACCAGTCCTGGAAAAAAATATAAGATAGGATAAGAGGATACTACTAAGAATCCATTCTGGCCTAAAATTGCAGAAAAAGAGAATAATAAAGATGAAACAACTAAGGTAAAAATACTAAAATACGCCGCCGCATTTTTCTTTTCTAGATTTGTTCCGGTGGTCGAACCTAACCAAAACAAATTTGTGGAAAGAAAAATGAAAACGGAACAGATTAAGATTTCAAGATCTGTCGTCAATATTAGGCATCCATGGAATCCTTTCTCCCGAAGAATTCCTGTAAAAAATTTTTTCGTCTTCTTCCCATTCTAAAAAACGATTGGATAATACTATGAGTGCAGCTCTCGTACGGGCAACTTTTTCGTCGGAGTTTGTTTCGTTTAATCCCCAGGCAGAGTAGATCTGACCGTTGATCCTACTGATCGTTCTCTTATCTTTAAACCCGAAATGTTGTGCGATCTGTTCGTTACTAAATCCTTTTGCCAACATTTCTGCTACGGATCTTTCGTTTGGTTCTAATACTGCGAGAGGAGAGTTTTCGTCCTTCTCTCTTACTTCGGTGACTCTTGATTCGATTTCAGGATCTATAAAACTTTTTCCGTCATACGCCAATCGAATGAGTGGAACTACCATCTGAGGAAGAAGATAATTTGATTTTCGAACATATGCATAATGACTTAAAATTCCGGAACTTCTAAAAGTCCTGAAGTATTCATCGCTATCTTGAATAGAATAGATGACTACCGGTTTACGCGGGAATTCCTTTCGGATTGAAATAATGGTTTCTATTCCGTTTAATTTTCCTGCAAGTCTTACATCTAAAAGAAGAACGTCGG harbors:
- a CDS encoding response regulator transcription factor, whose protein sequence is MKAEPLKILVAEDNLKLRKAMVSGLEESGKIKSVFDCDSGEEAIRYCLEGDTDVLLLDVRLAGKLNGIETIISIRKEFPRKPVVIYSIQDSDEYFRTFRSSGILSHYAYVRKSNYLLPQMVVPLIRLAYDGKSFIDPEIESRVTEVREKDENSPLAVLEPNERSVAEMLAKGFSNEQIAQHFGFKDKRTISRINGQIYSAWGLNETNSDEKVARTRAALIVLSNRFLEWEEDEKIFYRNSSGERIPWMPNIDDRS